A window of the Harmonia axyridis chromosome 5, icHarAxyr1.1, whole genome shotgun sequence genome harbors these coding sequences:
- the LOC123680342 gene encoding uncharacterized protein LOC123680342, protein MDKIQDILFQDDNIENNPLRCVVCRNFLSIPPILHDDTFGTICGRENCNKFATSNISYYRQSAYEALARFLDFPCKNKENGCQERLPWGEILEHEKICEFVGSLHCPFSTNQFEHLDDELCYWTGNIDNLLDHLEEMHSTHKFDDILEFDFKNDLKNNQLFYSRIQESIVIILVLVDKKSYSYCRVWSGPEIWKNLKYNMEISTEKNELLTSSKIQKAGLINSSLFKSVINCSWLKIDFDYIRNFYECPQSWTIKLYFNDFAMGPAKEVHCNPSLLLLNNVKCDSCNQELCYPMFVCKTNSHYLCEKCVLKSKPKEPDQQFTYGFHNQKPSIFANQNQHQQISYGTTKNIEDNLCCLCTTPNNKEIYRNLALDKLKSAVDQSFKHCKLCMKKVDCLSSHIHINHNESIHQLNECHRNFSSEHYVFSFDHNIFLLTKKYTSEGLSFSVQCLETRKILYKYELKLMNSKTSYSAITFSDFCHPEYTDLNSSHLTLVPYTFLRKILPYVNNIDFKMSISKI, encoded by the coding sequence ATGGACAAAATTCAAGATATTTTGTTTCAAGATGACAACATAGAAAATAATCCACTACGATGTGTTGTATGCAGAAATTTTTTATCCATACCTCCAATCCTCCACGATGATACTTTCGGAACCATTTGTGGGAGAGAAAATTGTAACAAATTTGCAActtccaatatttcttattatcgACAGAGTGCCTATGAAGCATTAGCACGATTTCTGGATTTTCCTTGTAAGAATAAAGAAAACGGATGCCAAGAACGATTACCATGGGGCGAAATATTGGAACACGAAAAAATTTGTGAGTTTGTAGGTTCACTACATTGTCCCTTTTCAACCAACCAATTCGAGCATTTGGATGATGAGTTATGTTACTGGACAGGAAACATTGACAACTTATTGGATCATTTGGAAGAAATGCATTCAACCCAtaaatttgatgatattttagagtttgatttcaaaaatgatttaaaaaataatcaattattttattcaagaattCAAGAGagtattgttattattttagtaCTTGTTGATAAAAAATCGTATTCTTATTGTAGAGTATGGTCAGGTCCTGAAATTTGGAAGAATCTGAAATATAATatggaaatttcaacagaaaaaaatgaaCTTCTTACTTCTTCAAAGATACAAAAAGCTGGATTAATTAATTCCTCATTGTTTAAAAGTGTAATTAACTGTAGCTGGCTAAAAATAGATTTTGATTATATCAGGAATTTCTACGAATGTCCACAGTCTTGGacaattaaattatatttcaatgattttgcaATGGGTCCAGCAAAAGAAGTTCATTGTAATCCTTCATTATTGTTGTTGAATAACGTCAAATGTGATAGTTGCAACCAGGAATTGTGTTATCCAATGTTTGTTTGTAAAACTAATAGTCATTATCTATGTGAAAAATGTGTACTTAAAAGCAAACCAAAAGAACCAGATCAACAATTTACATATGGATTTCATAACCAAAAACCATCTATTTTTGCAAATCAGAATCAACACCAACAAATCTCTTATGGAACAACTAAAAATATCGAGGATAATTTATGTTGTTTGTGCACAACAccaaataacaaagaaatttaTAGGAATTTGGCTCTGGATAAATTAAAATCTGCCGTTGATCAATCATTTAAACATTGCAAACTGTGTATGAAAAAAGTTGATTGTCTCTCTTCTCATATACACATCAATCACAATGAATCAATTCACCAACTAAATGAATGCCACAGAAATTTTTCTTCAGAACattatgttttttcttttgatcataatatttttcttctaaCCAAAAAGTACACATCTGAAGGGCTTTCATTCTCGGTACAGTGCTTAGAAACAAGAAAGATTTTATATAAATATGAACTCAAGTTAATGAATTCTAAAACTTCGTATTCTGCAATCACCTTCAGTGATTTTTGCCACCCTGAATATACTGACCTAAATTCATCACATCTGACTCTTGTACCTTATACTTTTTTGAGGAAAATTCTCCCTTATGTAAATAATATTGACTTCAAAATGAGTATTTCTAAGATTTGA